Below is a window of Dictyostelium discoideum AX4 chromosome 1 chromosome, whole genome shotgun sequence DNA.
aaaaaaaaaaaataaaaaataaaagagaaCAGATTATGGTGTTTAGGAGCATTCTTCGaaggataaaaaaaaaataataataatagagaacagattatttaataaacattttttctaataaaaaaaaaaaaaataaaaagagaacagataaaattttaaatccaaaaaatctcaaaaaaaaaacaaaaaaaaaaaaaaaaaaacaatttctcccgaaattaatttttaattgttgttattaacaaacaatcctttttttttttttttttttttttttaaaaaaatatatattttattgttctttttctttattctctctttaattgtttctactttattttttttttttattttttttttttttttaatttttttttttttttttgtttttttttttttttttttcttggtagggaaataaaaaaaaaaattattaaaaatattactttttaataatattattatttaaatttatattattactttttaaatgTGATTGAGCTTCTTCATATAATGATCTATAATAGAAAGCAGTAGAGAATAAACTTTCAATATCACGTTCTTCCCAATTTTGAGTTGGAGGTTTTTGAAGGAAAATCATAATGTCAGGGAAATCTCTTTGCTTCAATTCATCAGACCATAAAACCAAGAAAGCGGCACAAACATAAACATGAAAAACACTAAATCCCTCCTTTTCACTTAGATAAGTATCCCACATACGTATTACCAATGGAAAAGGTATCTCTCTCATGAGTAAACAATTCATCCAACGAAATGCAAACGTAATGAATTGAGCGTCTTGATCGGCCAAATGGGCACATAAACTATTGTTAATCTTCTCTAGTAATCCTTTTAAACTTGCCAACATTCTTTGTATACCAGGTTGAGCAAATGTATAATGATCTTGAATACCATCCAATAATTTCGTTAAACACCAATAACTATCTGCTTCAACCATTGCCAATATGGTCGAATCAATTTGATCCACTTGACAATTGGCAACATCTTCAACATACTCTGATAAAAATACCCAAATAAATGGTGTTGCTAAATCATTAATACCTTGAACATATCCTGTTGATGGATGCCTAATACCccataaatataaaattctttctaaaatctaataataattataattaatatttttaaagagtaataatgatgatgatgatgatgatgatgatgatgatgatgatgatgatgatgatgatgatgatgatgatgatgatgatgatgatgatgatgatgatgatgatgaaaattataataatacaaacatCTTGAATTAAAGGTTGTTGAAAAAATGGTACACCAGGATTTGTTCTTGGTACAtccatttgaatttgttttaaagttCTTCTATCGGATTCACCTCTTTTCTCATCGGAAGTATAATATTGTGGTAAACCATCACGatattcttttctttttctctctAAATGTTCATCTCTTCTTTCACAATTTGAGGGTAAATAACCTAATAGTATCTTCCAAGACATTGGTCTATATCTATCTGGTATACCACGCCATCCTAACGTTTTTAAACTTTCCATATCTACATGTATACctgtatttaataatttctcaaatttctttattctattactatttatattttgtatattattttgttgttgttgctgttgctgttgctgctgtaatgatgatgatgatgatgatgtatcaataccaccattacttgaatttaatgatgatgataatgaatttgaattcGATGCTGATAAATGtgtactactattactatgaCCAATTACTGATGTatttattgatgatgatgataatgataaatgtgataaattattctctaatgtatttaaatttgatgctgatgatgatgttgtcaTCTTTgatgtagttgtagttgtggtggttgtttgattgttattattattattattgttattgttattgttattattgttattgttattattgttattattgttactatcTATATTTGTTGTCGTTATTTGGGTTTGTGAATTTACAGTTGATAAATAAGGTGaggttgatgatgatgaaaattgaCCATGATTAAATATAACACTACTATCATAATCTTTTTTCCTATTTGGTATcatatttctattatttttttttttttttttttttttattaatatatttatttttaaaataacccTCTGTaactaataatgaaaattataactCTTACccattaaatttttcaaatctaGTTGGATGTATATTGTTTACAGGTTTTGCTATACCTGGAGATTTTCTAGAAAATCTCCAAAATGCTTCTTTTACTGGACTATTTGTATCACTATGGTTACTCATTATTGATTttcttacttttttttttttgtatatatttatttttatttgttgataaatttgattattttatttatgacactctttttttttttaggtgaagaaaacaaaaaaaaaaaaaaaaaaaaaaaaaaaaaagaaaaaagaaaaaacttttatatatatatgtgatgttatttattatttcaaaaacaaaaaaaaaaaaaaaatataaacaaaaaataaaaaacaaaaaaacaaaaataaaaaaaagataaaaaaaataaaaaacaagaaaaaaaaaaaaaaactagtTTGTAAAATCTactttgtaaataaatttatattttctttttttgaaaaatgtaACATATGTGCAAAGTGttgtgtatttttttttttttaaaaaaaaaaaaattttgattgttattttgttttattttattttttccctTCCTTATTAcctaaattataattatctgTAAAAAACAGCGtgcctttttaaaaatattgttaGGCAGTTTGTTTGGTGtgcaaacaaaaaaaaaaaaaaaataaaaaaaaataaaaaaaaaaaaaataaaaaaaaaaaattaatttttttcaaaatatcctttttttttttttaaaacttaaattttttttgttctatttttatttttaaattctatttttatttttaattaattataataaataaaataatttaaattattatgtaAAAGATTAtggataattattttaaatttatttatgaaaaaaaaaaaataaaaaaaataataaaaataaaaaaaattaaaaaaaattaaaaaaaaaaattgtgggAAATTTGGTGGTTCAAAAATAagcattaatattttaaaaaattaaattttaatttgcaATTTAgtaaatgaatcaattaattaatcaattaatgaatgATTGAGtggatgaattaattaattaattaattatatatcgTTATAATTtactgatgatgataaattcGTATCGATTTTTAATGGATATGTTACACCTTTTTTCAtagttttatatttataa
It encodes the following:
- a CDS encoding hypothetical protein (TBC domain protein), producing the protein MSNHSDTNSPVKEAFWRFSRKSPGIAKPVNNIHPTRFEKFNGNMIPNRKKDYDSSVIFNHGQFSSSSTSPYLSTVNSQTQITTTNIDSNNNNNNNNNNNNNNNNNNNNNNNQTTTTTTTTSKMTTSSSASNLNTLENNLSHLSLSSSSINTSVIGHSNSSTHLSASNSNSLSSSLNSSNGGIDTSSSSSSLQQQQQQQQQQNNIQNINSNRIKKFEKLLNTGIHVDMESLKTLGWRGIPDRYRPMSWKILLGYLPSNCERRDEHLERKRKEYRDGLPQYYTSDEKRGESDRRTLKQIQMDVPRTNPGVPFFQQPLIQDILERILYLWGIRHPSTGYVQGINDLATPFIWVFLSEYVEDVANCQVDQIDSTILAMVEADSYWCLTKLLDGIQDHYTFAQPGIQRMLASLKGLLEKINNSLCAHLADQDAQFITFAFRWMNCLLMREIPFPLVIRMWDTYLSEKEGFSVFHVYVCAAFLVLWSDELKQRDFPDIMIFLQKPPTQNWEERDIESLFSTAFYYRSLYEEAQSHLKSNNINLNNNIIKK